The following is a genomic window from Egicoccus sp. AB-alg2.
AGCGCGGGGCTCTCGGGCGCGAAGGGGAAGCCCAGCGACTCGAGCCAGTCGACCATGGGGCCGGCCCGGTCAACCGCCAGCCGCACCAGGTGCGGGGTCGCGAGCTCGTGGCCGATGCGCATCACGTCGGCGTAGTGCTCGTCGGGCGTGTCCTCGATCCCGCGCTCGCGCTGCAGCAGTGTCCCCGCAGCACTGAACTGCCCGAAGGACCAATGGAGTTGGCCGCCGAGATCGTCGGTCTTCTCTACGACGGTCGCGGCGATCCCGAGTTCGCTGGCCGTCACGGCGGCGGCCAGGCCGGCCGTGCCACCGCCGATGATGAGCAGGTCCGTGCGTGCCAAGGCGAGCCCTTCGCGGTCAGGCGCGAACGCGCGCGACGAGTTCGGCGATCGGTTCGGCCATCCGTTCCGGGTGCTCGTACGAGACCCAAGACGTGCCCGCGATCGAGACCGGTTCGACACCGAAACGAGCGGCAACGGCCGCGGCAAAGCCCCGGAGCGGGTCGCGGTCGGCGGTGAGGATGCTGGTCGGCCGCGACGGCGCCACGGTGGCGGCGCGGTCGAGGATGGCCGGCAGGTCCGCGCCCAGCAGCTGGACGTAGCCGGTGAACCACTGCCGGCCGGCGCGTAGGCGGTCGGCCATGATGGTCAGCGCGACGTCGGGGTCCGGGTCGTCCTCCAGCGGGCCGGTCACGTAGCGCCAGATGTCGAGCAGTTCGGTGCCCTCGCGGGAGATGTCGGCCGGCCGCAGCGCCGGTCCCAGGCGCGAGAACTTGGTCTGCCAGTCCGGGTAGTACGGGTAGCCCGACAGCATCAGGCCTCGGACGAGGTCGGGCTCGCTGGCCGCGACCTGCGCCGCGAGCACGGCGCCGGTGTGATGGCCGACGACGACCAGCGGGCCGTCGGTGACGTCGCGGATCGCGGCGACCACGTGCTCGGCGTGCTCCTCGAGCGACAACTGCCACTGTGGCGGGTCGGACTCGCCGTAGCCGAACAGGTCGATCGCGCAGGTGCGGATCTCCGGCGCGAGCTGCTCCATCACCGGCAGCCACATCCGGCCGGACGAGGGGCTCTGGTGGATGAAGGCCACCGTCGGTCGTCTCTCCGGATCGCCGGCCAGGCGCAGGTGCAGATAGCCGGGCGGCCTGGAGGCCAGTGCGCGTTCCACGAGCAAACTCCTGTACCACTATTTATGACACTGTTTCACACAGGGAAATACCGCGGCAAGCTGCTCAGCGCGCCGCGGCGGCGAGCAGGGCATCCTGCGCCGCGACGGCGTCGCGCCGGATCGCGTCCTCGTCGCTGCCAACGACTGCCCCGTCGCGCACGAGCCACCGGCCCTCGGCGACGACGTCGGAGACGTGCTCGCGGGCGCCCGCCATGACCACGCGTTCAGCGATCCTGCCCACGGTGAGGACCGGTGGCAGCAGGCCGGCCAGCACGACGACGTCCGCCGCGTAACCCACGGCAAGACGCCCGACCCGGCCCTCGAGTCCCAGCGCCGCCGCGCCCCCGACAGTCAGTGCCTCGAGGCTGTCCAGGGCGGTCCAGGCGTCCGGGTCGCCCGCCGCGGACCGCTGGGCGATCGTCGCCACCTTGGCGTTCTGCAGCACGTCGTGGTTGCCGTTGGGATGGTCGAGCCCGAGACCGAGGGTGAGGCCGGCGGCACGCAGCGGGCGCAGGTCGGGGATCTCGAGCCCCATGTGCAGGTTGCTGACCGGGCAGTACGCCGTACCGGCGCCCGCCTGCCCCAGCAGGCGCAGTTCGTTGGCGTCGAGGTGGACCGGATGGGCGAACAACCACCCGGCATCGAGTACACCGAGATGGTCGAGGTGTTCGACGGCCCGCCGGCCGAGCGTCTCGTCGGCCCATCGCTCGAAAGCGCGGGAGTAGGTCAGATGCATGGCGGCTCGGCGGTGCCGGGCGCCGTGCAGCGCCCGAACGAGGTCGTCGGTGGCGCGGGGGAGCGAGAGCGGCTCGCCTTCGATCTCGAGGCGGTCGCCCGCGAAGAGGTTCCGGAGCCGGTCGAGTTCCTGCACGGCGCCGTCGGGCGTGTGCTGCTGTTGGGGTGGGATCAACTCGGTGCGGTCGAGGAACGCGGCCGAGAAGTGCACCCGCAGCCCACTGCTCGCAGCCGCCTCGATGGCCCCGTCGACGCGACGGTCGCCCTTCCATGCGGCCTGGGAATCCGTCGTCGTGGTCACGCCGGCGCGCGCCAGTTCGAGGAAGCCCAACGCGGCGAGTGCCCGGGACCGGTCCTGGTCGATCGCGGCGACGAACCGACGTCGTGCCTCGGGCGGCGCGGCGCCGAGCCCCGGCTGGGCCTCGGGTTCCACGCCGGTGAGCCCGGCACTGGTGACGTGGTGGTGGACGTTGACGAATCCCGGCAGGACGAGGGCGTCGTGCCGGTCGTGCACCCCGTCGGCATCGAGGTCGCCGGACCGCGGTGGGCGGATCTCGACCAGGGTCCCGCCGTCCCAGCCGACGTAGGCCGGGGAGAGCAGCGGCTGGTCGGGGTCCATCGTGCAGGCCGCGCCAGCGACCAGTCCGCCCTTGCGCGCCATGCCCGGCTCCTCTTGCCGCTCTGCCCCCGAACCGTCTACGCTGACGGTACAGCGTACCGCCCTGCGGAACGATCTGCGCATCCGGGATCGTGCACGGGCGTGCCGGGAGGAATGGAGGACCTGTGGTCGCCGAATCATCCGCCGCCGCGCCGGTGCGACTCGATGTCGTCGAGCCGGCGCGACTCGACGTCGCCGAACAGGCGCGACTCGACTTCGTCCTGCGCCTGCGCCAACGGTGGGGGGACACGCTCTACCCCGCCCTCGTCGCATCCGCCCGCACCGCCGACCCCGAGGTCGCCGGCCGCCCCGTCGACGAGGTCGCGCCGGTCGTGCACGCGCAGCCGCAGTATCCGTGGTTCGCCTGGGGCGAACGCGGCGTGCAGAAGATGATGTGGCGCGCCATCACCGACGTGGTCCGCCGGCAGCGTCTGGCGCTCCCGGAACCCGACGACGCGCCGGGCAGCCTGGAACTCGACCCCGATCTGGTGCCGCCGGCGTACTACACCGAGTACGACATCCACATCCAGCCCGGCGGTCTGTGGGACAACGAGGAGGCGGCGCTCGTCTACGAGATGGGCGCCAAGATCGTCATGATGGGGGGCAACGACGACTACCTATTCCACGACTTGCTGACGCGCACGGCCACCCCGGCGCGCGAGCCGCGGCGGATCGTCGATCTCGGTTGCGGGTTCGGCAAGAGCACCCGACCCTTCGCCCGCGTCTACCCCCAGGCCGAGGTGATCGGGGTCGACCTCGCCGCGCCGGTGCTCCGGCTCGCCCACGCGCAGGCGGCCGCACACGGCCTGCCGATCCGTTTCGTCCAGGCCGATGCCGCCGCGACGCCCTTCCAGGACGGCTCGGTCGACCTGGTCACTGCCACCATGCTGATCCACGAGATCCCGCCTGCCGACCTGGCCGAGGTGTTCAGCGAGATCGCACGCATCCTCGCTCCCGGCGGCTCGGTCCGGATCCTCGACTTCCAGCCCACCGGCGACGGCCCCCGCGATCTCGCCATGCGCGAGCACGGCGCCCGCAACAACGAACCGTTCATGCCGATGCTGTTCGACACCGACATCGTCGGCATGTGCCGCGAGCGCGGTCTCGAGGCCCGCTGGGTCGCCTTCGACGAACGCGGCGAGGGCCGCCTCGACGGGTTGGCGTGGCCGGAGCGCAAGGAATGGCACTTCCCCTGGGCGGTACTCGAAGCGGAGACGGTGGCATGAGCGACGACGGCGTGGTGAACGACCTGCGGTTCTTCTCCGAAGCCGACCTCGACACGGTCGTCGGCCTCGTGATGGAGCTCGCCGCGCAGCTGCACGAGGAACGGGCGCAGCGCATCGCCCTCGAGGTCGCACTCGAGCGCAGCGGTGTCCTCGATCCCGGTGCGACGCGGACGACCGACCCGGAGGTCCGCGAGCGGGCCAGTGCCGCCCTCGACGACGCGATGGCCGGCCTTATGCGGCTGATGGCCGAGAGCGGGCCACCCCAACACCCGATCCGCAACGAAGCCCGCGACGACGCATGGGCAGTGCAGCATGGCTAGAGCGTTCACCGAGTTCCTCCAGTCCCAGCTGCTCGGCTGGCAACAGGGGTTGTACGGCGGCGGCTTCGGCGACGTCGAGAGCAAGCTGCTCAGCCTCGACGAGGAGACCGGCGCGTCCAGCACGCTGGTCCGCTTCCCGGCCGGCTACGACCGCCGGGAGCCGTTCCACGTCATGGCCGACCAGGAACTGTTCGTCCTCGGCGGCGACCTGGTCATCGACGGGCAGGAACACCGCCGCTACACCTACGCGCACCTGCCGGCGGGATGGCAGCACGAACGGATCACGTCCCGTGGCGGCGCCGTGGTGCTCGCGTTCTACTCCGGTGAGCCCCGCCTCGTGGGGGGTTCCGCCCCCGAAGGCCTGCTCGACGAGGCCCGCGCGGTGCCGTTCGTCGACGCGTTCGACGGTGAATGGGGCGCCAACTTCCACCCGAAGTTCCCGCCCGGCGCCGGCCGCAAGTTCCTGCGGCAGGACCCGCACGACGGCGAACAGACCTGGGTGCTCGGCACCATGCCGCTGCGCTGGGGCCGCCGCCGCGAGAAGCACCCCGTGGTCGAGGAGATGTATCTGCTGTCGGGCGAACTGGTGGGCCACCGCGGCCGGATGCACGCCGGGGCCTACTTCTGGCGTCCGCCCGAGGAATGGCACGGGCCGTTCGGTTCGCCGACGGGCAACCTGATGATCTTCCGCACCAAGGGCGGCCCCCTCTCGACGGTCTACGAGGAGGACCTGGTGCCGTTCGACTGGAACGAGCCCTACGACCCGATCCTGCCGGACCAGCTCGACTCCCTGCGCGCTACACCGTACGAGGGCGCCTGCCTCTGCTACTGACCGACCACCCGGATCGGAGCCAGCAATGACGACCGTGTTCGATCCGGTGAGCGGCCGGAGCATCGAAGACGTCCCCGACACCCCCCTCGCCGAACTCGACGGGATCCTTGAGCGTGGCCGCAAGGCCGGACGCGGCTGGGCGACGGTCGCCGCCTCCGAGCGCGGCCGGCGCCTGCAGCGCGTCGCCGCCCTGCTGCGTGAGCACCTCGACGAGTTGGCCATGCTCGAGACGCGCAACACCGGGCGTCCCCTGCACAACACGCGGGGCGAGTCGAGCCGCGCGGCCGCCGCCTTCGAGTATTACGCCGGTTTCGCCGACAAGGTGGTGGGGACCACGGTGCCCGTTGGTGGTGGCTACCACACCTACACGCTGCGGGAGCCGCGGGGCCTGGCGCTGGGGATCATCCCTTGGAACGCGCCCTACGTGTTCGCCGCGCTCAAGGTGGCTCCGGCCCTGGCGTTCGGGAACTCGCTCGTGCTCAAGCCGGCGCAGGAGACCCCGTTGACGGCGCTGCGCCTGGCGGAACTGGTCGCCGAGGCCGGGGTCGACGACGACGTCCTCCAGGTGGTGACCGGTGGTGCGGACGTTGGCGCCGCCCTGACCGACGACCCGCGTCCCGACGTGATCGCCTTCACCGGGCATCACGCGACGGGCAAGGCCGTGGCCGAGGCGGCGGCCAGGAACCTGACCCCGGTCAGCCTGGAGCTGGGTGGCAAGAGCCCACAGCTGATCTTCGCCGACGCGGACCTCGACGCCGCGCTCGACGCGGTGCTGCTCGGCATCTTCGGCCAGACCGGCCAGATGTGCATCGCCGGTTCGCGGATCTACGTGCAACGGCAGGTCTTCGACGAGTTCGCCCGTAGGCTGCGTGACCGCGTCATGGCGCTGCGTGTCGGCGACCCGCGCGAGGACGGCGTCAACGTCGGGCCGCAGACCACCGCGCGCCAGCGCGACAAGACCCTGGCGATGATCGATGCCGGGGTGGCCTCGGGTGCGACGATCGCGGCGCAGGCGCCGGTGCCCGACGACCCGGCGTTGCGCAACGGCTACTTCACCCCGCCGACGGTGTTCACCGACGTGGACCCCCGGATGCCGATCATGGCCGAGGAGATCTTTGGTCCGGTCGCCTGCCTCGCCCCGTTCACCGACGACGAGGACGCGCTGCGGCTCGCGCACGAGACCGACTTCGGCCTCGCGGCCGGCGTCTGGACCGCCGACGTCGGCCGCGCGCACCGGCTCGCGCGGGACCTGCGCGTGGGCACGGTGTGGATCAACACCTACCGGGTGCTGTCGGTCGGGGTCCCGTTCGGTGGTGTGGCCCTGTCCGGGTACGGGCGGGAGGGCGGCGAGGCGGCCATCGACCTCTACACCCAGGTCAAGAGCGTGTGGACGTCGCTGACACCGGGCATGCCTCCCGGCTACCGCCTCTGACACTACGCGAAATAGTCCGGCCCCGAGGGGCCGGACCATTCGTGTGCGGGGCGGGCGAGCTCAGTAGCGGGTGGTCGGGCGGTGCTGGAAGCGGCCGTGCGGCTGCCCGACCACGTTGCCGTCCTCGACGATGCGCTGACCACGCAGGAACACGTCCGTGA
Proteins encoded in this region:
- a CDS encoding alpha/beta fold hydrolase, yielding MERALASRPPGYLHLRLAGDPERRPTVAFIHQSPSSGRMWLPVMEQLAPEIRTCAIDLFGYGESDPPQWQLSLEEHAEHVVAAIRDVTDGPLVVVGHHTGAVLAAQVAASEPDLVRGLMLSGYPYYPDWQTKFSRLGPALRPADISREGTELLDIWRYVTGPLEDDPDPDVALTIMADRLRAGRQWFTGYVQLLGADLPAILDRAATVAPSRPTSILTADRDPLRGFAAAVAARFGVEPVSIAGTSWVSYEHPERMAEPIAELVARVRA
- a CDS encoding amidohydrolase family protein, with the protein product MARKGGLVAGAACTMDPDQPLLSPAYVGWDGGTLVEIRPPRSGDLDADGVHDRHDALVLPGFVNVHHHVTSAGLTGVEPEAQPGLGAAPPEARRRFVAAIDQDRSRALAALGFLELARAGVTTTTDSQAAWKGDRRVDGAIEAAASSGLRVHFSAAFLDRTELIPPQQQHTPDGAVQELDRLRNLFAGDRLEIEGEPLSLPRATDDLVRALHGARHRRAAMHLTYSRAFERWADETLGRRAVEHLDHLGVLDAGWLFAHPVHLDANELRLLGQAGAGTAYCPVSNLHMGLEIPDLRPLRAAGLTLGLGLDHPNGNHDVLQNAKVATIAQRSAAGDPDAWTALDSLEALTVGGAAALGLEGRVGRLAVGYAADVVVLAGLLPPVLTVGRIAERVVMAGAREHVSDVVAEGRWLVRDGAVVGSDEDAIRRDAVAAQDALLAAAAR
- a CDS encoding aldehyde dehydrogenase family protein; translated protein: MTTVFDPVSGRSIEDVPDTPLAELDGILERGRKAGRGWATVAASERGRRLQRVAALLREHLDELAMLETRNTGRPLHNTRGESSRAAAAFEYYAGFADKVVGTTVPVGGGYHTYTLREPRGLALGIIPWNAPYVFAALKVAPALAFGNSLVLKPAQETPLTALRLAELVAEAGVDDDVLQVVTGGADVGAALTDDPRPDVIAFTGHHATGKAVAEAAARNLTPVSLELGGKSPQLIFADADLDAALDAVLLGIFGQTGQMCIAGSRIYVQRQVFDEFARRLRDRVMALRVGDPREDGVNVGPQTTARQRDKTLAMIDAGVASGATIAAQAPVPDDPALRNGYFTPPTVFTDVDPRMPIMAEEIFGPVACLAPFTDDEDALRLAHETDFGLAAGVWTADVGRAHRLARDLRVGTVWINTYRVLSVGVPFGGVALSGYGREGGEAAIDLYTQVKSVWTSLTPGMPPGYRL
- a CDS encoding cupin domain-containing protein; translated protein: MARAFTEFLQSQLLGWQQGLYGGGFGDVESKLLSLDEETGASSTLVRFPAGYDRREPFHVMADQELFVLGGDLVIDGQEHRRYTYAHLPAGWQHERITSRGGAVVLAFYSGEPRLVGGSAPEGLLDEARAVPFVDAFDGEWGANFHPKFPPGAGRKFLRQDPHDGEQTWVLGTMPLRWGRRREKHPVVEEMYLLSGELVGHRGRMHAGAYFWRPPEEWHGPFGSPTGNLMIFRTKGGPLSTVYEEDLVPFDWNEPYDPILPDQLDSLRATPYEGACLCY
- a CDS encoding class I SAM-dependent methyltransferase, which codes for MVAESSAAAPVRLDVVEPARLDVAEQARLDFVLRLRQRWGDTLYPALVASARTADPEVAGRPVDEVAPVVHAQPQYPWFAWGERGVQKMMWRAITDVVRRQRLALPEPDDAPGSLELDPDLVPPAYYTEYDIHIQPGGLWDNEEAALVYEMGAKIVMMGGNDDYLFHDLLTRTATPAREPRRIVDLGCGFGKSTRPFARVYPQAEVIGVDLAAPVLRLAHAQAAAHGLPIRFVQADAAATPFQDGSVDLVTATMLIHEIPPADLAEVFSEIARILAPGGSVRILDFQPTGDGPRDLAMREHGARNNEPFMPMLFDTDIVGMCRERGLEARWVAFDERGEGRLDGLAWPERKEWHFPWAVLEAETVA